A genomic window from Elaeis guineensis isolate ETL-2024a chromosome 3, EG11, whole genome shotgun sequence includes:
- the LOC105042259 gene encoding LOW QUALITY PROTEIN: disease resistance protein RGA2 (The sequence of the model RefSeq protein was modified relative to this genomic sequence to represent the inferred CDS: inserted 3 bases in 2 codons), with protein MRGEEVGNRYFNSLLWRSFFQNIENDTSDNIWSCKMHDLVHDLACSVARDESWIMTVHMERSIPPGCRYSSVVYDHTMSLTTLKAVFASKKLRSLISISQWTAFFPFEKFVFYAMSSLALLRALDLSGLCIKELPCTISKLKHLRLLDLSNTAIEALPGSITDLHNLRTLNLKCCYLLKSLPEGISNMSSLRHLDISGCDTFICMPRWLGQLSNLQTMTMFIAGKEQGRSISELEQLNLVGGDLEINSLANVQDPMEATKANLATKIKLRSLELMWSRVLYEALAAPRVAVVEEVLERLQPHSNLKWLLIMCYPGIRFPTWMTXSMASSPIRNLVEITLSQLKRCESLPALGHLPFLRSIRISDMNAIKRIGVEFYGNGGIFPSLRXISYARLPELEEWPPEATATDERVMPFPCLETFSLYECPKLKVAPRVPPSVEKVSIMGNLPLLSALSTGGLYKMRSLTIKNFEALSLSSGWELMQDLTALSTLTIFDERELTCLPEGILQLRMPSLKSFHLECWSLKSMSGEERDKQQQPPTFFMNIPEIEIVNNWELTALLEWLGSLTSLTSLRLHCCLKLAMLPNRLQCLTALEKLDIMYCPQLERRYERERGEDWPKIAHIPHIFIRQA; from the exons ATGCGTGGAGAGGAAGTTGGCAACCGATACTTCAACAGCTTGTTGTGGAGATCCTTTTTTCAGAATATCGAGAATGATACGTCTGACAACATATGGTCGTGTAAGATGCATGACTTAGTCCATGATCTTGCATGTTCTGTCGCCAGAGATGAGTCCTGGATCATGACGGTGCACATGGAGAGAAGCATTCCGCCAGGATGTCGCTATTCGTCAGTTGTTTATGACCATACCATGTCGTTAACAACTTTAAAGGCCGTTTTTGCAAGCAAGAAGTTGAGATCACTTATTTCAATTAGTCAATGGACTGCGTTTTTTCCTTTTGAAAAATTTGTCTTCTATGCGATGTCATCTCTTGCTCTTCTGCGCGCATTAGATCTATCTGGACTTTGCATCAAAGAGTTGCCCTGCACAATTAGTAAATTAAAGCATCTTAGGCTCCTTGACTTGTCGAATACTGCAATTGAAGCTTTACCTGGCTCGATTACGGACCTTCATAACTTGCGGACTTTGAACCTCAAATGTTGTTATCTACTAAAAAGTTTGCCCGAGGGAATCAGTAATATGAGCAGCCTCAGACACCTAGACATCAGCGGATGCGACACATTTATTTGCATGCCCCGTTGGTTGGGCCAGTTGAGCAACCTCCAAACAATGACCATGTTCATCGCGGGCAAAGAGCAGGGACGTAGTATTTCCGAGTTGGAGCAGCTAAATTTGGTCGGTGGTGATCTAGAAATCAACAGCCTTGCCAACGTACAAGATCCAATGGAAGCCACGAAAGCGAACTTGGCAACAAAGATAAAGCTGCGTTCGTTGGAATTGATGTGGAGTAGGGTCTTATACGAAGCATTGGCAGCACCCCGTGTAGCAGTGGTGGAAGAAGTACTTGAGAGGCTCCAGCCTCACTCTAATCTAAAATGGCTATTAATAATGTGCTATCCAGGCATCAGGTTCCCAACTTGGATGA GGAGTATGGCATCGTCACCGATCCGCAATCTAGTTGAAATCACACTAAGCCAGCTCAAGAGATGCGAGAGTCTTCCGGCGCTTGGTCACCTGCCGTTTCTTCGCTCAATCCGTATATCTGACATGAATGCTATAAAGAGAATCGGAGTGGAGTTTTATGGGAATGGCGGCATATTTCCCTCACTGCG TATCTCGTATGCAAGGTTGCCTGAATTGGAGGAATGGCCTCCAGAAGCAACGGCAACAGATGAACGAGTGATGCCATTCCCTTGCCTTGAAACTTTTAGTCTATATGAATGCCCCAAATTGAAGGTAGCACCACGTGTCCCACCATCAGTCGAGAAGGTTTCTATCATGGGTAATCTTCCTCTATTATCAGCACTGAGCACTGGAGGATTGTACAAAATGAGAAGCTTGACTATCAAGAATTTTGAAGCGCTATCGTTGTCGTCCGGGTGGGAGTTGATGCAGGACCTTACCGCCCTTTCTACGTTGACGATTTTTGATGAAAGGGAGCTGACCTGTTTGCCCGAGGGCATTTTGCAGCTACGCATGCCCTCCCTCAAAAGCTTTCACTTGGAATGTTGGAGCCTGAAGTCCATGTCGGGAGAAGAGAGGGATAAGCAACAGCAGCCTCCCACCTTCTTCATGAACATCCCAGAAATAGAAATAGTAAATAATTGGGAATTGACTGCTCTACTGGAGTGGCTAGGAAGCCTCACCTCGCTCACAAGTTTAAGACTTCATTGTTGCCTAAAACTGGCGATGTTGCCCAATAGGCTGCAATGCCTCACAGCACTTGAAAAGCTGGATATCATGTATTGCCCCCAGCTGGAAAGGCGATACGAGAGGGAGAGAGGCGAGGACTGGCCCAAAATCGCTCACATCCCACACATCTTCATCAGGCAAGCCTGA